TAAGATAGACCCAACCTTGAATCCCAATGAGTGCAATGTATGCTTGGAAGTTTTTCAATAGGGTGACCTGATGCATCGAACTGCCTTAGGCATGGAACAACCAAATATAGAAAACACTGACCTCCTCCCCGCCCTAAAGGACGAGGCTTTAAAAAGGAAAATGTCAGGTAAAAGAAAGTTTTGAGAGGAAAATCAACCTTATCTCGATTTTCAAACCTAATCAGTTTTCATATCGAAATTACAAGGTGATAATGGAAAACTTTATATGACATGTGGCAAATCTAGTATGGTGGTTTCCATGCCTAAAATACTCGTCAAGAGAATCCTAGATGAACCGGAACTATATATAATTCGGGTGGATGACGACCAGATAAGGTACTTTGAAGCCATGTGGAGCATTCCAGAAGGAATAACATACAACTCATACCTAATGAAGCTCGGAGATGAAGTAGTCCTTTTCGATACTGTAAAGAGAGAGTATGCAGAAATGTTCATAGAGGAACTCAAAAGGCTCATCGACTTAGAAGAGATAACTAGGATAGTCGTTCATCACACAGAGCCAGATCACAGTGGAGCACTTCCACAGGTTCTAAAGGAGAACAATTACAGGGCCCAGGTAATAGGAACGACATTCGCTAAGAATTTACTAGAGGGATTCTATGGGAAGGACGTCATAAAGAACTTCAAGGTAGTTAAGGATGGAGAGGAAATGAAAATTGGAGACAGAACCTTCAGGTTTATTACCGTCCCATGGCTCCACTGGCCGGATACAATGATAACTTATGTCGTCGAGGACAAACTGATCTTTAGTTGCGATGCTGGAGGGGGATATTCAATTCCCGAGGATATTGACGATGAAAGAGACGAGGTTGTCCAAAGATATTTACCCTACGTGACTAAGTATGTTGTCACAGTCATTGGACATTATTACAAATACATAGTCCAGAATATAAAGAAGCTAAAGCGTCTAGGAATAATTGACAGTGCAAAGATGATACTGCCAGGCCATGGGCTTATATGGAGGAAAGATCCAAAGAGAATCTTTGAACATTATGAAAAAATAGGAGCCGGAATTCCAGAGAAAGACAAGGTTTTGGTAATATATGATTCAATGTATGGCTTTGTTGAAGAAAGAATGAGGATAGTCATTGACGAGCTGAGGAAGCTTGGAAAAAAGGTTAGTGTTTATAAGTTTACCGATAAAGAGAACCCTTCTGTTGCAGACATCCTAGGAGAAGTACCGACTGCAGAAGCCCTGATAATAGGAGCCTCAACATTTGAAGCTGATATCCATCCTAGAATTAGATACACCCTATTTGAAATCCTCGACAAGGCAAACTATGAAAAGCCTGTCCTTATTGTAGGAGCATTTGGATGGGGAGGAGTTGCTGGGAGAAAGATAGAGACAATGATATCTAGGAGCAAGTTTGACCATGTAGCAACGGTCGAAAGCAGAGGAAAGCCATCAAAAGAAGACGAGGAAAATTTAAGAAAAGCTGTGAAAATGTTATTCTCTTAACTTTCCCTATTTTTCTGGGACGAACACTACAGAGTTTTTTGTTATCTCATACCTCCAAGATTTAAGATTGTAGTCCATAAAGGGGCTTCTAATTATCGTCAAAACTCTCTGGATTGAGACTCCGCTAACTCTAACTTCTAATCTTATAACATTCAAAGCAAAACTATTCACGATCTCAAGAATACTCTCTGGAAACATTTTTGTATCGAATGTTATAATTACACTATTTCCGGGAGCACGGGATAGAACCTTTGTTATACCTGGAATCATTAGTGTTAGTTCACTTTTGTGTCTAACACCATAGATGTCCAAACCTAACACGAAGAATATTGAGTTTTTTAATCCCTTTACAGCTTCTCCTATTCTCCCAACGATTAATTCTGGATCTGAAGTCTCAATTATTAAGGAAGGCCTTAAATCTTCCTCAAGGAACGGATTTATAGAGATCAGCTTATCTGCACCGAATACTTCCTCTGCATCTTTAAATATAGACTTCAAATATCTCATAACAGCAGCATACGCATCATTGAAAGATATCACAACGAATTTCTCGTAATCACTTCTCAACATTTTTGCCAAATTATACAAAATAACTTCTATATCGCTTCCTATCTCATGGGTGATTAAGGTTGGGCTTAACCTCCTAGCAGCCTCTGCAATTATCTTCAATGGATCCTCCATGGTCAATCACCATATATTTCCTTAAGTATCTCTACTAGTTCCTCTAAAGTTTCTGGGGGTTCTGATCCACCTAATACGTCTTTCACTTGATCTATGACTACCATTTCCAACAATCTAGCACTATATTCCCCAAATAATTTTGCAACAGCACTTTTAAATTCTTTTGGATTTGAATAAGCTACTTCAAGTCCCTTTCCTAAAGAAACTTTTAAATGAGTCTCTAATACTGCCTTTAGCCCTGGACTTACCTTGTCTAGGGCCGAAGCCAAAGCTTTGACTAAGATTTCTTCACCCTTACTCATATATTACCACCCCTGAATCTGTGATTTCGTACCTGTGAATCTTTCTGGAATGGTTTGACCCCCTTGCCTTGACTATTAACAGCCTTCTTTCTAGTTTATCTCCAACTAAAAAGTATTTTAGCCAGATTATTATATCGGCCAAAGTACTCGCATGAGTTGAAGGGACAGCATTTCCATTGCTTTCCTCCGTTAGGGTAAAGTACAGAGTGGTTTTCATGTCCTTTGCTAGAATAGATAAATATCTGAGAACTTTTCCTAAGTCCCTTTCATTTATGTGTTCCCGAAGAGAGCTTAAGCTATCAATTACTATTCCTGTTGGGTGGAACTCTTCAATTATCTTCCTTATTTCTATGAATATCCTTAGAGGGGTAGTCGCTTCTGGAATCCAACTAAATAACAGCAAATTACCAGAGTCTAAAGCTTCCCAGATTTTAAAACCATAGTTCTGAGCAGTCCTTAATAGTTGATCAATTGGCTCCTCAAAGGTTATATAGACAATCCTTTTCCCTTCTAGGGCATTTTTAACGGCAAAATGTAGAGCAAAGGATGTTTTTCCAGTTCCTGTCATTCCTACAAGAAGCAATGTTGATCCAAGATATATTCCTCCGCCAAGAAGCTTATCAAGTTGCTCTATTCCAGTACTTATTCTCTCCCAGCCAGGTTCAAATTCTGCTCTTTTCAGCTCAGGAACGTCAAAAAATTCAATACCTCTCTCCGTTATCGCATATTCGTATTCAGGCTTCTTTATGTTCCTTCTTCTCATCTTTCTTACCTCAAGCGTTCTAACTATATTTTCTCCTAACCCCCTACTCTTAAGAACAAGAACACCATCAACGACGAACTCCTCTATTCCAAATCCGATTTTATCTTCTCCTATTGGCTTCTCAGCAATTAGAAACACCGTCGAATTATACACCTTAGCTAGTCTCCCCAACATTGTATGCAAAAACGTTCTGAGCTTTTCTTTTCCTAGCATTTGAGCTATTACAGTTATTGAATCAAAAACAATCCTTTCTGGCCTAAATTTTATGATCTCACTCATTATGAGTTCAATTTCTTTTTCTATTGTTTCTGGTGGAACCGTGACTAAGTCTAAAAACTTAAACATGTTCTCCTTTTCAAGAGTCTCAAAATCCATTCCAAACATCTTCATCTGCTCATAGAATTCTGCCTTAGTTTCACTAAAGGACACATAAATCCCCTTTTCTCCAAACAATTTTGCACCGTTATGTAAAAAGGTTGCGGAGAATATCGTTTTTCCCGACCCAGGCTCTCCAGCCACAAGGATTATTGATCCCTCCGGAAATCCACCTTGAACAATGTAATCATCAAAATATTTCACTCCAAATAATCTTCCCATACTCTCACCCTATAATTAATTTTTCTTGAATAACTTTAATTTTGTTTTTAAAACTTCCACAAGATCTTGGTTCAATAAAGTAAACCAAATATGTTTGAACCACAAACCTTATAAGGACGAATCACAAAACTAAAAGTGAAGAATTCAAAAAAATGAGGTGATTAGAATGCTGAAAGATACCATCAAGAGTGGAGATTGGAAAGGAGAAAAACATGTACCCGTTATAGAGTACACAAGGGAGGGGGATCTAGTAAGGATAGAGGTAAGTGTTGGAAAAGAAATTCCCCATCCAAACACTCCAGAGCACCATATCGCCTGGATTGAACTATACTTCCATCCAGAGGGAGAGAACTTCCCCATAATGGTGGGGAGAGTTGCATTTACCTCCCATGGAGATCCACTCACAGAGCCAAGGGCAGTCTTTTTCCTAAAAACAACCAAAAAAGGCAAACTCTACGCGCTCAGCTATTGTAACATTCACGGCCTTTGGGAGAATGAAGTTACCCTTGAATGATTTACAAACTTTTGATATTTTGTCTTTATAAAATTTGAATGTTTTTCCCTGGGATAACACAAATGTTTATATCCTCCCCTCCTCCCCCATTTTTTGGTGGTTCTCTATGAGGATAGTTGTTATAGGCTCAGGAACGGCGGGAAGTAACTTTGCACTTTTCATGAGAAAACTTGACAGAAAAGCTGAGATAATCGTTATAGGAAAGGAAGACACGATGCAATATTCTCCCTGTGCTCTTCCCCACGTAATTAGTGGAACCATAGAAAAGCCTGAAGATGTCATAGTCTTTCCTAATGAATTCTATGAGAAGCAAAGAATAAAAATGATGCTTGGAACAGAAGCAAAAAAGATTGATAGAGAAAGGAAAGTCGTAATTACAGACAAGGGCGAAGTTTCATACGATAAGCTCGTTATTGCAACAGGATCAAAGGCGTTCATTCCCCCCATAAAGGGTGTCAGCAACGAGGGAGTTTTCACACTAAAAAGCCTTGATGATGTTAGGAGAATAAAAGAATACATAGAAAAGAGAGAACCCCAGAAAGCCGTAGTCATAGGGGCAGGGCTTATTGGCCTTGAAGGAGCGGAAGCTTTTGCAAAGCTGGGAATTGAAGTTTTAGTCGTAGAACTCTTAGAGCACCTTCTCCCAACAATGCTAGACAGGGACATGGCAAGAATAGTTCAAGAAGAAATGGAAAAGCACGGGATAAAATTCAAGTTTGGAATTGGGGTAAATGAGATAATCGGAAGCCCTGTTGAGAAAGTCAAAATTGGCAATGAGGAAGTTGAGGCTGATCTAGTTCTTGTTGCTACTGGAGTTAGGGCTAACGTAGATCTTGCAAGGGATGCGGGCCTTGATGTTAACAGAGGGATAATTGTTAATGAACACATGCAGACAAGTGATCCAGATATTTATGCAATTGGAGACTGTGCTGAGGTCATAGACGCTGTAACCGGCGAAAGAACATTGAGCCAACTTGGAACATCGGCCGTTAGAATGGCTAAGATTGCAGCTGAACATATTGCAGGAAAGAACTCAATATTTAGACCAGTGTTTAATACTGCAATTACAGAATTATTTAATTTAGAAATTGGGACGTTCGGAATGACAGAGGAAAGAGCGAAGAAACTCGGAATCGATGTTGTGGTTGGTAAATTCAAGGGATCTACAAAACCAGAGTACTATCCTGGAGGAAAGCCCATTACTGTTAAGCTTATATTTAGAAAAGAGGATAAAAAACTCATTGGTGCTCAAATAGTAGGGGGAGAGAGAGTTTGGGGCAGGATAATGACACTATCAGCTCTGGCCCAGAAAGGAGCAACTGTTGAAGACGTTGCTTATCTCGAGACGGCATACGCTCCTCCAATAAGCCCAACTATAGACCCGATTACAGTCGCCGCGGAGATGGCCATGAGGAAGTTCAAACTTTAACCTATTTTTTGAAAACTTTTAAATACATTTCTTACTACTTTTGTTGAGGATAACCATGAAGGGTCTAGCAAAGGCAGGTCTCTTCATTATACTATTCACACTATTTGCTATTCCAACATTAGCAAAAGAGAATATCGTGTACGTAGCTCAGATTAGGGGGCAGATAACATCCTATACATATGACCAGTTCAACAGGTACATAACACTCGCAGAAGAAAACAATGCCGAGGCCATAATAATTGAATTTGACACACCAGGAGGAAGAGGAGATGCTATGATGAATATTATTCAGAGAATCCAAGGAGCAAAGGTTCCAGTAATAATTTATGTATACCCCCCAGGAGCCACGGCAGCGTCCGCTGGAACTTACATTGCTCTGGGCTCTCACCTCATAGCGATGGCTCCAGGGACGAGCATAGGAGCATGTAGACCTATCCTAGGCTATGCCCAGAACGGTTCAATAATAGAGGCCCCTCCAAAGATCACCAACCATTACATAGCATACATAAAGAGTCTAGCCCAAGAAAGCGGGAGAAACGCAACTATAGCTGAGGAGTTCATAACAAAAGATCTAAGCTTAACCCCCGAAGAGGCTCTGAAATACGGTGTTATTGAAGTAATAGCTAGGGACGTTAATGAACTCCTCAAAAAGGCGAATGGTATGAAAACAAAGCTCCCTGTTAATGGTAAATACGTGACACTAAACTTCACTAACGTTAAAATAATAACACTAGAACCATCCTTTAAAGACAAGGTGATAACATATATAACCGACCCTAGCATAGCATACTTGCTTTTAACCCTGGGAATATGGGCATTAATAATAGGATTCTTAACCCCAGGGTGGCATGTACCAGAGACTATCGGGGCAATAATGATAGTCTTGGCAATAATAGGATTCGGGTATTTTGGATATAATGCAGCAGGATTGCTACTGATAATCGTGGGAATGCTATTCTTTGTTGCAGAAGCCCTGACCCCCACCTTTGGCCTGTTCACAGTTGCCGGGCTTATTTCATTCATCTTAGGAGGTATATTACTGTTTGGAGGTGGGGAAGTGGAGTATCTAGTGAACAAAGAGGTATTTTCACAGCTTAGGATAGTGATAATAACGATAGCAGCATTACTTGCGATATTCTTTGCTTTTGGAATGGCGGCTGTAATAAAGGCCCATAAGAAAAAGGCAGAAACAGGAAAAGAAGAAATGATAGGCCTCGTGGGAACTGTTGTCGAGGATCTAAATCCCGAAGGAATGATCAAGGTCAGGGGAGAGTTGTGGAGGGCCAAAAGTAAGTTTGGTAAGAAAATTGAAAAGGGAGAAAGAGTTAGAGTGGTTGATATGGAGGGACTGACACTTATTGTTGTTAGGGAGGGTGAAGAAAGATGATAATTCCTGGAAATATTATCGTTATAGGGATCGTCCTACTCTTTATATTGATATTCCTGGCAAGTGCCATAAAGATAGTAAAAGAGTATGAGAGAGCAGTAATATTTAGACTCGGTAGAGTTGTAGGTGCCAGAGGACCAGGACTGTTCTTCATAATCCCAATATTTGAAAAGGCAGTGATAGTTGATCTAAGAACTCAAGTATTAGATGTCCCAGTACAGGAAACGATAACTAAGGACAATGTGCCTGTTAGGGTTAATGCAGTAGTCTACTTTAGAGTAGTTGATCCAGTCAAAGCTGTAACTCAGGTTAGGAATTACATTATGGCAACATCCCAGATATCGCAAACGACTTTGAGAAGCGTTATAGGACAGGCCCACCTAGATGAGCTACTCAGTGAAAGGGACAAATTGAACATGCAACTCCAGAGGATAATTGATGAAGCTACGGATCCCTGGGGGATTAAGGTTACTGCGGTAGAAATAAAGGATGTCGAACTACCTGCTGGAATGCAGAGGGCTATGGCAAAACAAGCAGAAGCAGAGAGAGAAAGAAGGGCCAGAATTTTACTTGCCGAGGCTGAAAGACAAGCCGCGGAGAAGCTTAGAGAGGCTGCGGAGATTATAAGCGAGCACCCAATGGCTCTGCAACTTAGAACACTCCAGACGATAAGTGACGTTGCTAGTGACAAGAGTAATGTGATAGTTTTGACACTACCCATGGAGATGCTAAAACTTTTCAAGAGTCTAGCCGAAGCAGCAGAAGCTTACAAGGAGAAAGTAGAGAAAGAAGAAAAGGAATAATCTCTTTAATCTATTCTTTTAATCCTCTCCACTTTATATAACCTCCAAGAAGGAACTTCCCTGGCATCATTGGGTGATAAGCATAAACTCTTACCGCATAGTGCCAACAGGGGTCATTTAAGTTCTGGAGGGCTTTGCCTCTATATGTATATACATATCTTCCATTCCCTAACTCTTTTGTTTTCCTGAGCTCCACTATATGAGGCTTTAGTATCTTAAACTTCTCCTCTCTTATTCCGTAATACAGTTCAACTCTGACGTCTTCTGGGGAGAGACCGTTAAGATTCACGGTAACTTCGACTAGATGCTCATTAACCTTAACGTCCTCAATTTCAACTTTCTCCCACTCCTTCATTACCCTTGCTTTCCATCTTGCTAGTTCTTTTGCCCATTTATAGTTGTCTCTGCTAAGGTATATTCCGAGCTCCATGGCCTTTGAGTAAAACTTAGTAACATAATCCTTGACCATTCTATGAGTGCTGAACCTAGGAGCTATTGTTTTTATGCTCTCCTTCATCATCCTGATCCATGCATCCCTGTTTTCGTAGTACATGGGTACTACAACACCCTCGAGGATGTCGTACAAACTGATTGCATCCCAATAGTCGTCAGCCTCGGTTTCAGGTTCCGTGCTCGTGTCCCCGATCACCCAGCCATTCCTTCCGTTATATCCTTCAACCCACCATCCGTCGAATATGCTGAGATTTATGACCCCATTGAGGCCCGCCTTCATACCACTTGTTCCACTGGCCTCTAAGGGTCTTCTTGGAGTGTTAAGCCACACGTCAACTCCCGATACAAACAATCTTGCAGAGCCCATGTCATAGTTCTCGATTAAAATGATCTTCCCTTTGAACTCTGGCATTTGAGAAACTTCATAAACTCTTCTAAGGAACTCCTTGCCAGCTTCATCTCTTGGGTGAGCCTTTCCTCCAAAGACAATGTAAACTGGCCTTTCGGGATTGTTCACTATTTTCTTAAGCCTCTCAAGGTCTGCGAATAGAAGAACAGCTCTCTTATATGTGGCAAATCTTCTTGCGAATCCTATTATCAGAGCGTTTTCGTCAATATCGGGCAGGGGTTCATCTATTCCTAACCTCTCATTTCTTCTCATGATTTTCCTTCTTATAAGCTCAATCAACTCTTTCTTTGCCTTTAAATGAGCCTCCCACAGCTCTTCATCAGGAATCCTTTCTATAGCATACCAAATACCTTCTAAGTTCACATGCTCCCTCCATATTTTTCCAATGTATATATCATACAGCTTCGCAAGATTTTCGTTTACCCATGTTGCTGTATGAACACCATTCGTTATGCCCTCTATTGGTATCTCATCCAGAGGAACTCCTTTCCAGAGATCAGCCCACATCTCTCTAGTAACTTTTGCATGTAACTGGCTGACTCCATTGACGAAGTTTGAGGTTTTAATTGATAGGATTGTCATATTGAAGTTCGAATCCTCTGGCGTAGCTTTTCCTAGCTCAAGGAACTTCTCCACAGGTAGTCCCTCAAAGAATTTTGAAAGTTTCTCTTTAACGAAGTCAGCTGGAAATACATCATGGCCTGCTGGTACTGGGGTGTGGGTTGTAAACACGCTTGTCCCTCTAACAACCTCCAAAGCCTCCTCAAAGCCTAGTCCTCTCTCCATGAGCCACCTTATTCTTTCAAAATTTGCAAAGGCCGGATGACCTTCATTTAAGTGAATAACTCCTGGCTCTATCTCTAAAGCCTTTAGAAGTCTCATTCCACCTATTCCTAGAAGAATCTCTTGCTTTATCCTTTTGTCAGGCTCCGCGTTATACAGATAATCACATATTCTTCTATCTTCATCGGTATTTTGGGGAACATCTGTGTCAAGCAGGTACAAGTTAACTCTACCAACTTTAACTAAAAAGACCCTTGCCTTTACTATCCTGTCCTCCAGAGGAACATCGATGAGAAGCGGCTTTCCATCGTTCGTTAGAACCTGTCTGATGGGCATTTCTTTTATGTTATACTCCGGGAATATTTCTACCTGTCTACCGTCTTTATCTATTTCCTGCTTGAAGTATCCATGCTTGTAAAGGAGGCCTATTGCTATGAAAGGCAGGCCAAGGTCACTGGCCGTCTTCAAATGATCCCCCGCAAGTATGCCAAGGCCTCCGGAATATATAGGAAGACTCTTACTAATGCCGTATTCCATACACAAATATACTATGGGCTTATCCCAGTGGGGATAATTTGTTGAAAACCACGTTGTACTTTCAGTCATATAGCTCTCAAATCTTTCGATTACCAGTTCATATAGGTCTAGGAAAGAATCATCCCTAGAAAGTTCTTTAAGCCTTGACTCTGGAACCTCTAGCAAAAGCTTAACTGGGTTTTTGTACTCCCTCCAGTGTTCCTCATCTATCTTTTGCCAAAGTTTCATTGCCTTATGATCCCAACTCCACCAGTAGTTATATGCTAAATCTGCCAATTTAAATAAATTTTCGGGAAGCTTTCTGAGTATTTTCTCTTTAATAGAATTGTCAACTTTCATTCCCTACCACCCCCAGAGAGCTAATTGCAACTTTATAATCCCTGTCAGAGTAAAGGACGAGGTAAATTTCCTTAACATTTCTAGCGTTTTTAAGAAACTCCTCAGCCACGGAGGCGAATACCCTAACAACATTTTCTAGGGGACAGCCATATATGCCTGCACTTATAGCTGGAAATGCAATACTCCTAACTCCAAGTTCGTCGGCTTTTTTCAATGCCCCCAAAATCGCAAGCTTAAGTTTTTCTTCTTTCTCATTATCCCATTTACCCCCACAATAGGGACCCACAGTGTGAATAACATACTTAACTCCATTTTCAGCAAGCCTCAAAGGAGGGGTAACAACAACTTCCCCATGTTCAATCCAATCTTTACCTAATTGTTTTTTCATCTCTTCTTTACTAATTTTTATGTACTCATATACGTCCCCAGCGGCAGCCTTTGCTATTGCATATGCAACGCCTCCTCCATGCTCTAAGTACTTGTTCGCTGCATTTACTATAGCATCTGCCCTAAACTTAGTTATGTCTCCCTTTACAATCCTAATCATTTCTCTTCACCTATTACCCTTAATATGAGGGTTTTCTCTCTTTCAGAAAAACTATCCATAGATCCAACAATTATCACAGTCGAATTATAGAGGATAGCATAATCCCTTAAATGAGCAAGGAACTTCAAAACACTATCAAATCCGTTTTCAAGAATCAGATATTCAAGACAATCTAACACAACTATTCCTCCTTTTTCCATATACCTAGTTGCTAAGGTTAACATTTTTACAAGATTCGTTGGCTCCACAGTTTGTTCACTCCTCTGAACTTTTGTTACCCAGAACCATCTCTCTTTATTTTCCTCTCTTGGAGGGTTCCTAGAAAAAACTAAAGCCATTTCTAAAATGTTGCTTGGTACTTTCTCCATAAACATTACTCCAGGTTTTAAGTTGACGCTCTCTGTTTTTTCAAGCGGCACAGGAATTTCAATTTTAAGAGAGCTGGTTGCAATTAGATAACCCAATACTAATGCCACTATAGCCTGAACTTTGTAGATTACCGAGGGATATTTATATAGCCCAATCGTTAAGAAAGCCAGAAGAAAGACTAGAAATGAAACTGTTTTCAACTCTCTCTCATTGGAGAAATATGTCACAACTCCCGCAATCATCAAAACAATCATATTAATGAATATCACCAGGAACGGAGAGTATTGAACAAAATATAAATACGCTACCACTGGTACGACAGTTAAGTATCTTATTTCATTCCCGTATTTATTGAAAAATTCTGGCAAAGTCATTTCGATAGTCCCTATCCAAAAGAAGGATACGAATGCAGAGATACTTGCCAAGTAGGTCACACTATTTATCAAGGCTCCGATACTCAAGGTTAAGAATGCAAGTGCATAATACAATAAGGGTCTCTCCCCTCTTCTGCTATGTTCATAGAATAAGACAACATAGAGAAGGAGGAGAGCAACGCCCAATACAATGTCAATATTTATCATAAGTTTCATAGTCCAATAACCCCCAAAAACTTGTCAATTACTTTATCTTCATCCACAGTCTGAAATTCTCCATCCAAGAGGATTATGTTCCCATTTACTATAAGGGTTTCAACATCGCCCATTTTTGCTGAGAATATTATCGAGCTTAATGGGTCATGAAGAGGCAACAAATTGGCCCTTCTAAGGGGAATTACTGCAATATCTGCTAAATATCCTTCTTTTATTACACCACCCTTCAGCTTCAATGCCTTTGCCCCATTCAGAGTTGCCATTCTGAGTATTTCACTAGATTTTATTATTGCCGGATCAAGAGCATGAACCTTCTGAAGAAGGGAGGCAAGTCTCATTTCTCTCAGCATATCTAGGGTATTATTGCTGGCCGCTCCATCGGTTCCTAGAGCAACGTTAACTTTGTTATCCAAGAGATCTCTCAGCCGTATTATACCACTTCCAAGCTTCATATTACTCGCAGGACAATGTACTATGGTAACCCCACCTTCGCTTAACAATTTTATGTCATTATCGCTTAGCCACACTCCATGGGCTGCAATTACCCTCGAATTTAGCAAGCCCACTTCGGCCAAAAGTTCAACCGGACTTTTACCATATCTCTCCTTAATTTGTTCTACTTCACTTCTTGTTTCGGATAGGTGGATTGTGACCAGAGAATCCCACTCCTTCATTTTGGTCGCGACCCACTTCAAGCATTCTGGAGAACAGGTGTAGGGAGCATGGGGAGCTAAAATAAAGTTGATAAGAGGAGAGTTAACCTTCTCCACGTATTTTTTGAACTTTTCTGTTTCCCTAAACTCGATTCTCCTTTTTTCTTCATCACTGAGATCTATCATCCCATAACCTAGAAAACCCCTTAATCCAACTTCCAAAGTTGCCTTGGCGACCTCTTCCATATGAAAGTACATATCAATAAAAGTCCCTGTTCCTGATCTTGCCATCTCAATAAGGGCAAGAAGGGCTCCCCAATAAATTTCCTTTCTTGTGAGTTTCTTCTCATTTGGCCAGATATATTTCTCTAACCACTCCATCAAAGGTACATCCTCTGCGAGTCCTCTTAACAATACCATAGGAGAGTGAGTGTGGGCATTAATAAAGGCCGGTATTACTAGTGAATTATTCACATCAATAACGATGTCCGCATTTGGGGATATATTCCTACCAATCTCTGAAATTACATTCCCCTCAACATATATATCAGCTCTCACAAGCTCAAAATTTTCTCCATGTAGAACTAAACCATTTTTAAGTAACACCGACAATGATACCCCCTTGTGTTTAATCGCTGATAAATATAAAAAGCTTTTTCCAAGTATCTTGGGGGAATTAAAATGCTCGAAGTCGAAATTTCCAGAATAAAGTTTAGGAACCCTCTAATATTAGCTTCAGGAGTCGTTGATATGACACCCGATTTGTTAAGAAGAGCTCACAGAGAAGGGGCCGGAGGGGTTGTAACTAAGTCAATAGGACTTAAACCCAGAAAGGGATACGAGAACCCTACGATAGTTGAGCTACCTTATGGCCTAATAAATGCCATGGGGCTTCCAAATCCTGGATGGGAAGCATTTCTTGAAGAATTTAAGGGAGAGAAATTTGATTTTCCTCTTATAGTCTCAATATTTGCTGGAACTCCCGAAGAATTCGCATTCTTGGCTGAGAAGCTTACCGAGATTGCCGATGCCTTCGAGCTTAACCTTAGCTGTCCCCATGCAAAAGGATATGGAATGGAGATCGGCCAGAGACCAGAAAACGTATATGAGGTAGTTAGAAAGGTCAAAGATGCAACAGACA
This is a stretch of genomic DNA from Pyrococcus sp. ST04. It encodes these proteins:
- a CDS encoding dihydroorotate dehydrogenase gives rise to the protein MLEVEISRIKFRNPLILASGVVDMTPDLLRRAHREGAGGVVTKSIGLKPRKGYENPTIVELPYGLINAMGLPNPGWEAFLEEFKGEKFDFPLIVSIFAGTPEEFAFLAEKLTEIADAFELNLSCPHAKGYGMEIGQRPENVYEVVRKVKDATDKPVIAKLTPNTDDITKLGLAAEKAGADAVSAINTVKAIAIDIYARRPILSNKVGGYSGPGIKPIALRAIYDLARVLEIPVIGIGGITTWQDAVEFLLAGASALQIGTAVYLRGFSVFREISEGIKRYLKEEGFRSVKEIIGLALDV